A stretch of Buteo buteo chromosome 9, bButBut1.hap1.1, whole genome shotgun sequence DNA encodes these proteins:
- the MRPL45 gene encoding large ribosomal subunit protein mL45 — protein sequence MAAAMKTGLGRLGLRVWWQAAESVLRPAGAAPACLVVPVRTKKKRFYVPEWARELSPEEKEKRLRSSGIVLPEERIERTFYLACTADIIDPYVPPEGDARLTSLSKDGLKQKVEKLRQTAASQLALRKVKDHDPDFSTKTFPEKAQEIFIEAHNCLSNFNKQKLHSLVTERCYPEMVRGNRYKTIRWSFVESLEPPRVVHVRCDSIVNRGNLYGQVTVRMHTRQTLAIYDRFGRLMYGGEQVPKDVLEYVVFERYLVNPYGTWRMHGKIVPEWAPPKDPIVKTVMIPGPTLDPSQEYEETK from the exons ATGGCGGCCGCCATGAAGACGGGCTTGGGCAGGCTGGGCCTGCGGGTGTGGTGGCAG gCTGCGGAGTCCGTGCTCCGTCCTGCTGGAGCGGCTCCGGCCTGTCTTGTTGTCCCAGTGAGAACGAAGAAGAAGAGGTTTTATGTCCCTGAATGGGCCAGGGAACTGTCCCctgaagagaaggagaagagacTCAGATCTTCGGGGATAGTACTTCCTGAGGAACGTATAGAACGGACTTTCTACTTGGCCTGCACAG ctgaTATTATAGACCCTTATGTCCCTCCTGAGGGCGATGCCCGCTTGACTTCCCTATCCAAAGATGGACTGAAGCAAAAGGTGGAGAAGCTGAGGCAGACCGCTGCCTCCCAGCTAGC tcTGCGGAAGGTAAAAGATCATGATCCAGATTTCAGCACTAAAACCTTCCCAGAGAAGGCGCAGGAGATATTTATTGAAGCTCACAATTGCCTGTCAAA TTTTAACAAGCAGAAACTTCACTCCCTGGTGACAGAGCGGTGCTACCCG gaaATGGTCCGTGGGAACAGGTACAAGACCATCCGGTGGAGTTTTGTGGAGTCGCTGGAGCCTCCAAGAGTGGTTCATGTCCGATGCGACAGCATTGTGAATCGAGGCAACCTGTATGGCCAGGTGACAGTGCGGATGCACACACGGCAG ACTCTGGCAATCTATGACCGCTTTGGGCGGCTGATGTATGGTGGGGAGCAGGTACCCAAGGATGTTTTGGAGTATGTCGTGTTTGAGAGGTACTTGGTCAACCCATATGGCACATGGAGGATGCATGGCAAGATTGTTCCAGAGTGGGCTCCACCAAAGGACCCCATTGTTAAG ACGGTGATGATTCCTGGCCCAACCTTGGATCCCTCACAAGAGTATGAAGAAACAAAGTAG